In Pseudomonadaceae bacterium SI-3, the sequence AGATGGATTAGCGAAGCGTAATCCGTCATTCATTGCGAACCTATTGTACCCGCCATTGCAAACTAAACGCCCCGCCTTCGTGCGGGGCGTTTTGCTGTTAGTGGGGGGTAACCTAGATCCCGCGGCGATGGATACCCCGTTACGGCGGCTCACTTGTCGCGGGATGAAATCGCCGCAGGCGGCTCCGTCAGTTACCGCGAATGGGCACACACCTCGGCCAACACCGCAACCGCACCCATTCTCTCGAACGTCGGATTAAGCTTTCGGCTAATCCAACCTACGTTGGCGGAACCCCGTATTATTTCGTCACCGGGGGCTCTTTCCATAGAGGGAGTCGCCGTAGGCTCTCCCGTCGTCTTGCCTGGATAGGCACGCGCCTCAGCCAACCCCCACACCGTTCCAACCATCCGTACGTCGGACTCGTTACTCCGATTGGCCTTCAGCCGACTTGCTGGGCTAGCAGCGGCTCTTTTTGCTCACGAGACAAAGTCGTGGGCGATACCGACTCATTGGTGGATTCATGAGCTTTACCGTTTACCTGTCCGGCGAAATTCACACCGACTGGCGCGACGAGATCAAGCGTGGCGCAGCCGCAGCCGCAGCCGGATTGGATGTGCTATTCACTTCAGCCGTAACCGATCACGAAGCCAGCGATGCCGCCGGGGATTGCCTAGGCGCCGAGCCCAATGCCTTCTGGCGCGACCACAAGTCGTCCAAGGTCAATGCAATCCGCACCAAGACGCTGATCCATCAAGCGGACCTCGTGGTGGTGCGTTTTGGCGACAAGTACAAGCAGTGGAACGCGGCGTTCGATGCCGGTTACTGCGCGGCTCTGGGCAAGCCTTATGTCACGCTGCATGACGACGACATCGTGCACCCGCTGAAGGAAGTCGATGCGGCAGCCATGGCTTGGGCCACCACTACCGAACAGGTCGTGGAAATTCTGAAATACGTGGTGCAGTAAGACCCGGAGTGACTTGCAAGTGCCACGGATCAAATCCCTGGATCATTCTTAAGCGATCCGCCTGCCCCAACAAAAACAAACCCCGCCACTTGGGCGGGGTTGATCATCAGCTGAACGCCCTGGCTACCCAAGGCGGAATGGCTTACTTCATTGATCAGATAGCGCCACGCTTGCGCAGCAGATCAATAACCTGCTTGGCACTCTCCTCGACCGTAAGCGATTCAGTGTCGATCACCAGATCAGCGTTCACCGGTACATCGTAGGGGAAGGACTCGCCCGGGATGTTGTCGCCACCTGCCGCATACAGCCCCTGCGGATCGCGCTGTTGGCAGGCCTGCGGTGAAGCCTGAACATAAACGGTGATAGCCCGATCGGTGCCGATCAACGCCTTGGCCTGTTCGCGACCTTCGGCATCTGGCGCGACGAACGCGGCGAGGGTCAGCAGACCGGCTTCGTTGAACTGACGGGCCACATGGGCAGCACGGCGCCAGTTCTCGGTGCGACCGGCGCGATCCTGCGGCAGACCCTTGTTCAGGTCATGGCGCAGGTTCTGGCCGTCCAGCACGTAAACCGCACGGCCCATGTCGAACAGCTTGCGTTCGACCGCATAGGCCAGCGTGCTCTTGCCGGCGCCGGACAACCCGGTGAACAGCACGGTTGCCGGCTGCTGACCGAAGCGGCTTGCACGCTCTTCGGTAGATACATGAGCCAGGGCACCGTGATGACCTGAGGTGCCATGACCGACCGGGTCGGCGATGATCATGCCTGCACCGACGGTGCCGTTGGTGAGGCGGTCAATGATGATGAACGAGCCGGTAGCTGGATTCCGCGCATATCCATCCAGCGCAATCGCAGCGTCCAGGCTGACCTTGACCCGCCCGATCTCGTTCAGCTGCAGGCTACTGGCCGGGCCATGCTCCAACGTGTTCACGTCCACACGATGAGTGATGCTGGCGATGGAGCCCGGCACGTAGCTGGTGGCGCGTTTGATATCGTATTTCTTGCCCGGCAGCATCGGCTCTTCAGCCATCCAAACCAGCATGGCGTCGAAACTGTCAGTGATGCGCGGCAGGTTGTCGGCATGCACGAGCATGTCACCACGGGAGACGTCGATTTCGTCTTCCAGCGTCAGAGTGATCGCTTCGCCTGGTGTCGCCTGCTCCAGCTCACCGTCGTAGGTCACGATGGATTTGACGGTGCTGCGCTTGCCGGACGGCAGTACAACGATTTCATCACCCTTGCGCACGATGCCGCTGGCCAGGGTGCCTGCGAAGCCACGGAAGTTGAGGTTGGGACGGTTGACGTACTGCACCGGGAAGCGCAGGTCGTCGAAGTTGCGGTCGCCAGCGATCTCGACGCTTTCGAGAATTTCCATCAGCGACTGCCCTTCATACCAAGGCGCGCGCTCGGAACGGTTGACCACGTTATCGCCCTTGAGCGCGGACATCGGCACAAAATGCAGAGACGACGGCTTGAGCTCGATACGTTCGGCAAAGGCCAGGTAATCGGCCTTGATTCGCTCGAATACGGACTGGTCGAAGTCCATCAGGTCCATCTTGTTGATGGCCACGACGATGTGCTTGATGCCCAGCAACGAGG encodes:
- a CDS encoding bifunctional sulfate adenylyltransferase subunit 1/adenylylsulfate kinase, with the translated sequence MSHQSDLISEDILAYLAQHERKELLRFLTCGNVDDGKSTLIGRLLHDSKMIYEDHLEAITRDSKKSGTTGDDVDLALLVDGLQAEREQGITIDVAYRYFSTAKRKFIIADTPGHEQYTRNMATGASTCDLAIILVDARYGVQTQTKRHSFITSLLGIKHIVVAINKMDLMDFDQSVFERIKADYLAFAERIELKPSSLHFVPMSALKGDNVVNRSERAPWYEGQSLMEILESVEIAGDRNFDDLRFPVQYVNRPNLNFRGFAGTLASGIVRKGDEIVVLPSGKRSTVKSIVTYDGELEQATPGEAITLTLEDEIDVSRGDMLVHADNLPRITDSFDAMLVWMAEEPMLPGKKYDIKRATSYVPGSIASITHRVDVNTLEHGPASSLQLNEIGRVKVSLDAAIALDGYARNPATGSFIIIDRLTNGTVGAGMIIADPVGHGTSGHHGALAHVSTEERASRFGQQPATVLFTGLSGAGKSTLAYAVERKLFDMGRAVYVLDGQNLRHDLNKGLPQDRAGRTENWRRAAHVARQFNEAGLLTLAAFVAPDAEGREQAKALIGTDRAITVYVQASPQACQQRDPQGLYAAGGDNIPGESFPYDVPVNADLVIDTESLTVEESAKQVIDLLRKRGAI